Genomic window (Oryzias latipes chromosome 17, ASM223467v1):
ACAGAACCAAATCTGGGGATTTGGCAGCTACAGCGAGGCCTCTGTTGGTTGCAGAAGTCAGACCCAAGTcttgttagctcacctttggtGAAAGGTTCCCCCGGAAATGTTTCAAGTGAAAGAAAGTTTAATAGTTGTTTTAACAAATACGATTTTAAGGCACctaaaacatgcatgcaaaaCCCTTCTACACATAGTTTAAAATtggtttaaaacttttttttaaagtgtcagtACCTGATCAGGCGTGTGGCCAAAGCGTGGTTAGCTAAAGTGAAGGTAAACATGCTGGAGAATTCTCCAACGTTactaaaaagacacaaaatgttGGCATTAAAGGACGCCGATGCTACACTTTGTGCTTTTAACACATTGCATTCACATTTGAGAACAGaactgagtttttctttgttattctGTTCCtaatttttgactgaaaaaggTTTCTCCTGTGCAGCAAGAAGACAGAAATTTACTTTTGGAATATTTTTAGACGTATTTCCAAGCAGCAAAGCAGAACGAAACACTTTAGTTTTAAAGAGTTTGCTAACTGGGAGCTGTTGCACACTTCTAGGTGACTCCTCTGATGCCAGATCTCATCAAATCAGATCAAACTGTATTCATAAAACACTATTCACATCTTTGTAACACAAAGTGTTTTACAGAGTAAAATAACtacaacatttcaaacaaaaacaaagaccttcacaGAAGTTAAATATAAAACACACTCAGTGTCCAAAACAACAGCCTAAACTGAATTTAGAAACAGGTACAGGAATAGAAAACTAATCGAATTGGAgtcgaatgaatgaatgaatgaatgaatcccCAGCTTTAGTTTAATCACCTGGAATCAGCTAACTGTAAAAAGCTCAAATCTACTCAAAAGTTCATGTTCTGAGCTGCAAACATGCAGAGGTGCGAGGCTTGGAGCCCAGAGCGCCTCCACAGGGAGGATGGAAGCGTCTCTCCTCCTCTGCTGATGTTAGCGGTGGTGAACTGTGGAGGGCAGGCAAAGACTGCATGTGTTTGTGCCACATAGCTCCACATAAACCGATTGCATCCCCAGATTTATCCCCAAGGTGTTTTTGGGACATCCAGGGAGCTAATGGAGGCTAATAGGCTTAGCACTTGGAGGTGTATTGTTCAGGATGCTTACTGGGAAGGTTTGCTGAGGGTAAAACGCTAAACGTGCGGATTACCTCCAACACATCCCTTTAAAGTGCTGTATAGCCAGGACTTAGCTAATAGGATCCTGGGGGGAAGCAGGGGCCTGGAAGGTGGGGATGGTCAGGAAGGTCAGCAGATGTAGGCGGCAGACTGTTGCAGGACTAACAGGAGGATTAAAGCCCTCAGATTACACGGGTTTCAGGAGGAACCTGGGGGACTGTGGATAATGCAAAgggccaggggggggggggtcctcattTTAGCATTTGTGAGGGGGAGGGGCCAAAAACAACCCATGTACACAGTGTACCTCTGATGGACTCAAATGCTGTTTTAATGACAGTCAGATTATTTCTGGCTGATGGTGCACAGAAACGTGCCTCCAGTTTCACGCTGCAGGATGACCTTGGATTATCGGAGCTGGATTATTCTGCGGGTTACAGTATCATATTTTTGTAATGAGATTCCCTGCAGTGCAGAAGGCTAATTGGAGGTGTCTAAGTCAATTGTGCGGGTGTGTCCAGCTCAGCCAGGAACAATGAGATGAGCGTGCACAGGTGCATGCACGTACGGACAGATTACACTCTGGTTGCATTTCTGCAGGTCTCCTTCGCAGTTGTTGTTTGCAGCTGAGCGGCTGTTTTACAGTGACGGTTCAGTTGTTTTGAAGATTACAGCCTAATGGCATGGAGGTGTGAAGGGTGAcagtgaggtcagaggtcatcagTGACGGTACAGGTAGATCATTTTCCCAAAAggtttttctatattttaaaaaacaaaatatcccaGAAGACATTTAGTTAGCATGCGTTTAAGGTGTAAGTAAAGACACGTCTATTGCTTCTTAAACATTTTACTGCACCTTAAAAGCAGTTTTAACTATTTGTGAGgaatttcataaaaatgtggCGACGACAGTGATGCTGGGAGATGGACAcctgctgccctctagtggtgatGGGAGGAAACTACAAAAGCAGATGACAGATGAACAACTtttctgaaacacaacagctgcGTGTTTCGTGATACAGATCCTCCAAATTTGAACCTCTAGATAATGGGACTTTCCTCTCCTGCAGCGGTTTCAGACAGGCCGTGACCTGACTCATGACCCCCCAGCAGATGAGGAAGATGACGGCGCTGGGAGAGCAGGGGACTCTTGATGAGAAGCACTGGTATCGACTGGTGAATGGCATGTCCGCTGGAGGTGAGGAGCGACCCTTTACGGATCCTCGTCATCTTGATTTACTGCAATCTGTGTCTTCTGGGGGGATTTGCTCAACAAGATCTGTGACCTTTGGTGCTCCTGTTGCTCCTGCAGAGCTGAGGCAGAGGCAGGAGATGATCATGAGGAACCAGATGGCCATGGCTCCACAGATCCTCACGCAGGGACAGCAGAGGCTGCAGGGGGTCCCGGCACAGTTTGAACCTCGCTTCATGGAGAGGTCCGTACATGAGTTTCCCCTCAATCCTGAAGCTTAGGTGGAAGGAGAACATTTTCTGCAGGATAACTGAACCTTACTGAAGTTTAAACTCTTTGTTCCCCTCCTACATTTcctttcacttaaaaaaaagtaagacaGTTTTTCCATTGAATCCTGGGAATATTGGAGTgcagtttgggggggggggtgcttcaGGTATTTTGATGACAACATTTTTGTGAATGAGTTCTTTCAGCAAATGTTCCTGAAACATGGGTTCataatttaattttgaattaggaaaaagcagctttttgtctTAAATTGAAATACTCACCAACACTTGTCAAGAACTCATCAGAAACTCGGTCTTCATGCGTGTTTTCATCTTAACGATTCTTTGGCTGCAAATCTGTGAATAGCTGAATAACTTCTGGGTTGAAAAAGGATTCATATTGTAATTTTCccatttgctgttttcttttgaaatcagAGAGTTGGTTCCTCCCAATGAGATGGTAGCTTCTGAAGCCAGGCAGATGCACATGGGGCCTCATCTTGGACCACCTCTTACCCCTCATGCCAATGTCCTGCCTGGAAGGGCGTTTCCTGGCCCAGGTGGGCGCCAAACATCTCCTGACAAACTCTGCAGTGTAGAGCGAAGCACTGACATCTCTCCTCTGATGTTTAGCTGGATACGGCTTCCTGCCCTCAGAACCCATGGAGACGGTTGCCCGGCGACAGGAACTCATTCACAAGCAGAACATAGCCAGGTATGCACGCAGTTACGATGTCTCCTCCACGCACTTTTGGAACTTCTGAATGAAACGGGTTTGGAGCTTGGGTCACAGTTGCAGCTTTCTTTCTATGCTCTGATGCTCAGAATGGAGATGAACGCCATCCTGCACCAGAAGGAGCTGGAGAACGCCCACCAGAAAGGACTGATGGGCATGGACGGTCCCATGTCGTACCCCTCCAACCCCCTGATGTTCAGAGGGCGGCAGCGCATGCCGGACGGTCACGACGTCTTCGTCCATCGCCCCTCTCTGGATGAACTTCATTCCAACAGCATTCTAATGTCAGCAAGTCCCTACCCGCCAATCAGCACCCTCCACAGAGAGAGGGGAAGGAGGGCGGGAAGGAGGCCGACCATTCACAAGACCGCAGAGAGCCACGTGTCCAACCTGAAGGGCCAAACCGAAGATAAAAGCGTGGAGCAAAGCCCAGAAGCCACCTCGGGGGAGGAGAAGGAGATGGAGGTGAAGGGGGACACAGGAGAGGAGTGCACCAAGACACACCAAGAGGCCAAAATAGACCCTGAGCTTCCCACAGGGAGCAGGAAGAAATACAAAGAGGGGGAGGCGGCTCTGCGGAAGACCTGCCCCGCCTCTCAGGACGGCTGCGCAGACGTGGCCAATGGAAGTGGGAGTGAGAAAGACATCTCCAGCCAATGCTCTGCTTTCCAAGAGAAGTTCATGTATCCCTCAGCTGGGATGCCTTACATGTTCCCAGTCCCTGGAAATGGTTTCTTACCACCAGGTaagtttgtgaaacaaatgcaaaCTTCTGCTCTCGTGTGTGGATGTGCTCTGCTGACACACAGCATTTGCTGCAAAGGTCCACCAAATCTCTTCCTCAACGGTGATGAAGCTCCTGAGGACATACGGAAGTGGACGGTTAATGACGTCTACAACTTTGTCAACGGCATTCCCACCTGTTCAGAGTACGCCCAGGTGAGTTTCCACCACACCTACCACCGGCTCCTTCTGGGGTCTTTACTAATGAGACGTGTCCACCAGGCATTCAAGGACCACATGATTGACGGGGAGACCCTGCCACTGCTTTCAGAGGAGCACCTGCTGGACACTCTGGGGCTCAAACTGGGACCAGCTCTGAAGATCCGCTCTCAGGTACCCAGAACCTCAGTGGAGGCACATGTGTAAGGCAGAAAAGGTCAAAAACCAGCTGAGTGTGTTGGTGAAGATTCCAGTCACCTGTCCTGAAAGGAGGAGTCCAGAATGTTACCTGATTTAGAAGTGAAGCTTTATGGACGagccctgggacagactggcgacctgtccaggatgtcccctgggccggaataggctccggcagccccgtgacccccaaAGGGATGAAAACGggtcagaagatgaatgaataaatgaatcatGGATGTAGGGAAAGAGAACATGAAGACTCCGGACCTCCAGAAGCAACAGAACCAAACCTTCAGTCAGGGGCAACGCCTTAACCTCTTAAGATATGGTGTCCATATTTTTGGTAATATTtcaaaagtaatacattttccttagctggggccctgtgactatTTGTTTAGAGGGgtagctcaaatattagcttGGCTCTCAAGAGGTGAAGGGAGGAGCCACCAGTGGAGCCTGGACCAGGCGTGACGTCATCCATGGAAAATGGttcacttccagctccaaccaaatgaaatcaattcagtctCCATTTTTTCGCAATTGacgtcatcagtaagcagtaattggtcCGAACTGACTGAGTCGTTGTTTCAATggaaaccactctcaccaatcagaagtgagcttgttggaaggccacacccctaccactttgaagcaggctacacaaaatctgtcagtcaTTGGTTTGGAACGTTGGAGGTGGGGGCCACCAGGGGTCACctatttttattgaggcatctgattggtctgtttataacttgaataacttgatctacagaaaaaatatcatcaaAAATAAAGATCATCAGGAAGATGTTAAataaaggtatcagatccagaacgctTCTActgaccaatagaacgactgagtaaaagatgtttatttctctatggacgtctacggga
Coding sequences:
- the samd7 gene encoding sterile alpha motif domain-containing protein 7 produces the protein MTPQQMRKMTALGEQGTLDEKHWYRLVNGMSAGELRQRQEMIMRNQMAMAPQILTQGQQRLQGVPAQFEPRFMERELVPPNEMVASEARQMHMGPHLGPPLTPHANVLPGRAFPGPAGYGFLPSEPMETVARRQELIHKQNIARMEMNAILHQKELENAHQKGLMGMDGPMSYPSNPLMFRGRQRMPDGHDVFVHRPSLDELHSNSILMSASPYPPISTLHRERGRRAGRRPTIHKTAESHVSNLKGQTEDKSVEQSPEATSGEEKEMEVKGDTGEECTKTHQEAKIDPELPTGSRKKYKEGEAALRKTCPASQDGCADVANGSGSEKDISSQCSAFQEKFMYPSAGMPYMFPVPGNGFLPPGPPNLFLNGDEAPEDIRKWTVNDVYNFVNGIPTCSEYAQAFKDHMIDGETLPLLSEEHLLDTLGLKLGPALKIRSQVSKRMGSMLYMMNLPLPAAALRPPTEKPGDRTPDIGSPVNCNSEDMMASPRDSDVLKSMEHLHEAENTSPPSASSENT